Proteins encoded together in one Nostoc sp. PCC 7524 window:
- a CDS encoding HNH endonuclease, whose protein sequence is MAIAMPVLEQSVVVFSQNYLPLCRVNIKRAIVLLITNKAEPLLGSTADGWRVHSPSLIINVPKHIRLKIASIERTWKLPPVNRREILRRDHHSCQYCGSRKRLTLDHVLPRSRGGTHTWDNVVAACERCNSRKGDRTPTEAGMQLRTKPKPPVHPAVAFAFSEAWQDSATQFWIDVQANLE, encoded by the coding sequence GTGGCGATTGCAATGCCAGTGTTAGAGCAGTCTGTGGTGGTATTTTCGCAAAATTACTTACCACTGTGCCGGGTTAATATTAAGCGGGCAATTGTGCTGTTAATTACCAACAAAGCAGAACCTTTGTTGGGTTCTACAGCCGATGGGTGGCGAGTTCACTCACCCAGCTTGATAATTAATGTGCCGAAACATATTCGCTTAAAAATCGCTTCTATTGAAAGGACATGGAAACTTCCCCCAGTAAATCGGCGGGAAATACTACGGCGAGATCATCACAGTTGCCAATATTGCGGCAGTAGGAAACGTCTCACCCTAGATCATGTACTGCCTAGGTCTAGAGGTGGTACTCACACTTGGGATAACGTAGTTGCAGCTTGTGAAAGATGCAATTCTCGTAAAGGCGATCGCACTCCAACTGAGGCGGGTATGCAGTTACGTACCAAGCCAAAACCTCCAGTTCACCCGGCGGTAGCCTTTGCTTTTAGCGAAGCTTGGCAAGACAGCGCCACACAATTTTGGATAGATGTGCAAGCAAACCTGGAATAG